One part of the Vanessa cardui chromosome 2, ilVanCard2.1, whole genome shotgun sequence genome encodes these proteins:
- the LOC124536132 gene encoding 1-acyl-sn-glycerol-3-phosphate acyltransferase alpha-like: protein MWDKIVYIFIITVATYILKQLFSETPNNVKFQSKFLVFYIWTSIIALLLLPFFVFNPKNVKNSLFGVQIIKHVTKLIEVKWHLRNGKVLVEDRGAVIISNHQSSLDILGLFNIWHVAVKIAAVARKELFYVMPFGLSAYLAGVVFIDRNNSKDAYRTLKATSEVMIKNKTKLWLFPEGTRNKDFTKLLPFKKGAFNIAVAAQVPIIPVVISPYYFINSKKYIFNKGHAIIQCLEPVPTEGLTMEDVPELKDKVQAIMERAYKELSKEVLSALPPNYPLATQD from the exons ATGTGGGAcaaaattgtttacattttcatCATAACAGTGGCAACGTATATTTTGAAACAGCTTTTTTCCGAAACTCCTAATAATGTAAAGTTTCAGTCGAAATTTCTCGTGTTCTACATTTGGACATCTATTATAGCTTTGTTACTCTTGCCATTTTTCGTATTCAACCCAAAAAATGTTAAGAATTCATT atttggggttcaaataattaaacatgtGACTAAACTTATAGAAGTTAAATGGCATTTAAGGAACGGCAAAGTCCTCGTTGAAGATAGAGGAGCTGTAATCATATCTAACCATCAATCTTCTCTCGATATTTTGG gcTTGTTCAACATATGGCATGTTGCTGTTAAAATTGCAGCCGTTGCGAGAAAGGAGTTATTTTACGTTATGCCATTTGGGTTATCTGCTTATCTAGCCGGTGTCGTTTTTATCGATAGAAATAATTCGAAAGACGCTTACAGGACTCTAAAGGCTACTTCGGAAGTTATGATCAAGAACAAA ACGAAACTCTGGCTATTTCCTGAAGGAACGAGGAACAAAGATTTCACGAAACTGCTGCCCTTCAAAAAAGGCGCCTTTAACATCGCCGTGGCCGCACAAGTACCCATCATCCCAGTTGTGATCTCACcgtactattttattaatagtaaaaaatatatatttaacaaag gGCACGCAATCATACAGTGTCTAGAGCCGGTGCCGACAGAAGGTTTAACAATGGAAGACGTGCCCGAACTTAAGGATAAAGTCCAAGCGATCATGGAGCGCGCCTACAAGGAGCTATCGAAGGAAGTCTTGAGCGCTTTGCCACCTAACTACCCACTAGCTACTCAGGATTGA
- the LOC124536142 gene encoding 1-acyl-sn-glycerol-3-phosphate acyltransferase alpha-like, with protein sequence MWDKLWLILAVIVFTYLSKKIKTSEPSKFIFYFKFSIFYIYGSLLACIVWPFFLFTPKNLKNAALGARLIKPVTKIYDLKWHLRNGEVLSKEEGAVIVSNHQSSLDILGLFNIWHDVGKLAPIAKKELFYVWPFGLAAYLAGVVFIDRKNARGAYEQLQITSDFMVKNKTKMWLFPEGTRNKENDTLLPFKKGAFTIAVAAQKPIIPVVFSPYYFINEKKYIFNKGHIVIQCLEPVPTEGLTMEDVPDLVERVRNQMDKTYKELIQEVLSALPPDYPHAYKDHKMVGD encoded by the exons ATGTGGGACAAGTTGTGGTTGATTCTAGCCGTGATTGTGTTTACTTATCTTTCGAAAAAGATAAAGACCAGTGAACCGAGCAAATTcattttctatttcaaattCTCTATCTTCTATATCTATGGATCTCTATTGGCGTGTATCGTCTGGCCATTCTTCTTGTTTACTcccaaaaatcttaaaaatgctgc ACTTGGCGCTCGGCTGATAAAGcctgtaactaaaatatatgatttaaaatggCATCTACGCAATGGCGAAGTGTTATCTAAAGAGGAAGGGGCCGTTATTGTTTCAAATCATCAGTCGTCTCTTGATATATTAG gTCTCTTCAATATTTGGCATGATGTGGGTAAGCTGGCACCTATTGCCAAGAAGGAACTGTTCTACGTTTGGCCGTTTGGATTAGCAGCCTATCTCGCAGGAGTAGTATTCATAGATAGAAAAAATGCAAGAGGTGCATACGAACAGCTTCAAATTACGTCAGATTTTATGGTTAAGAATAAG ACAAAGATGTGGCTGTTTCCTGAAGGTACAAGGAATAAAGAAAACGATACACTTTTACCGTTTAAGAAAGGAGCATTCACTATCGCCGTGGCCGCACAAAAACCGATCATACCTGTGGTCTTTTCTccatactattttataaatgaaaagaaatatatatttaacaaag GACACATTGTAATCCAATGCTTAGAGCCCGTGCCAACAGAGGGATTGACAATGGAGGACGTCCCGGATCTTGTGGAACGAGTGAGGAATCAAATGGATAAAACATACAAAGAACTCATACAAGAAGTTTTGAGTGCTTTACCGCCTGACTACCCACACGCTTACAAAGATCACAAAATGGTGGGCGATTAA